GCGGGCCGGGCGGGCCGGGCGCTTCCGACGAGCATCCGGCACCACCCGGCCCGCCGTCTTTCGGCGCTCCCGCCGGTCCCGGTGCCCCCGGTGCTCCTGTTGTCGGTCCCGGTACTCCCGGTGTTCTTGTTGTCGGTCCCGCTACTCCCGGCGAGCATCCGGCACCGCCCGGCCCGATGACCTCCGGCGCCCCCACCGTTCCCGGTGCTCTCGACGCCCCCGCCAGGCACCCGGCACCGCCCGGTTTCGACGACAACGCGCCCACGCAACCTCGTGGACGTCACGCGGAACCCCCCGTGCCCCAGCGGACGCGTACCGGGCAGACCCCGGAACCCCCCGCGACCCAACCACATACCGGACAGAGCCCGGAGTTCCCCGCGACCCAGCCACGTACCGGACAGAACCCGGAACCCCTCGCAGCCCAACCACGTACCGGACAGACCCCGGGACGGCCCGCGCCGCCACGGGCCCGGCGGCTGAACCCGCCCGAGCCGGGAAACCGCCATGCCGGGCAGAGGGTTTCCCCCTCACCACAGCCGCCCCCCGCCCCCCGGCCGCGGCCCGCCGCTCCGTCGGCGCCTCCCACCCCGGCTCCGGACCTCCCCGCCGCACCTCCCGCGCCGTCCGCGGATCTCCCCGCCACGCCCCCGGCCCGTGCCCGGAGCCGCCCCACCCCGCCCCAGCGCCGGCAACCTCCGGGCGGTGACCGGTGGATGCCCGGCCCTCTGCGGACATTCCCGGACGAACAGGTCTGGCCTCCCAAGCCACCCGTGGAAGAGCCGCCGGGAGCCTCGACCCAGCCGTTCCCCTCCGTCCCCGGGCCCCCGCTGCCCAGGCCCTCCGCCACCGGAACCGGGACGCCGACGGTCGCCCCCGCCGCCGTACCGGCCGACGCGCCTCCCGGGGAACGTTCCGCGCCGGAGACCTCACCGGCCGCGGAGGAGACCCCGCCGAGGCGGGGACGCCGTACGGCGCTGCGGGTCGGTGGGGCGATCGTGGCCGTGGGGCTCGGCATCGCGCTCTCCACGTGGAACGGTTACACCGTCTACCGGACCGGCAACCCCGCCGACAGGATCCACACCGTCGCCGCCGGGGGCGCCATGACGCTGATGCACGTGTCATGGAGGGCCTCGGTAGAGCAGGTGAACAGCATGCCCGGCCAGAAGCCCCTCCCGGCCGACCGCCAGTGGCTGAAAATCAAGGTGACGAGGACCTCGCTGGACGCCGAGGGCGTCAGCCGGCGTGGTGATCCCGAGGTCGAGGTCAGGCATTCCGACGGCCGCGCGTGGAAGGTGCTCCCCGAGAGCGACGACCTCCCGGACGAGGTCAAGGACCACAGGGTCGGTACCGCCTACTCCTACAACATGGTCGGCGTGGTGCCCAGGAAACTGGCCGGGCAGGTCGAGGTCCACGTCCGCCCCGCCACCTACCGCGTCGTGGAGAACGAGTCCCTCACGGACACCTTCAAGAGAACCGCGAAGGAGAAGGACCCCGTCCAGGACCAGGTGCTGCGCTTCAGGCGGTGAGCGTCTCCCCCGCCTCACGGCTGCGGGTGGCCGCGATGTCGAACGTGGCCGCCAGCAGGCACACGGTCAGCGTCAGCACCAGCAGGTCCCTGACGAAGGCGACCGGCCCGGCCAGCGCCACCCAGACGAACGGGTCCTCGTTGCCGATCAGCATCCGCACACCCCGGTCCGCGTAGTCGGTCACCACGCGGATCGCCACATAACCGAGGCAGAAGAGGCCGAACAGCGCGGGGCCGCCCCGGGCGGCGAGCCGGAAGGCGTTCGCCGGGGGAACCCAGCGCTCCTGGAACCCGGCCGTGGCGCGGGTCATCGTGCTCTGGGTGAGGTTGTGGGTCCGCTCCATCCGGGTGGCCACGTCGTCGAGCCTCGTCCCCCGTACGACGGCCCGGGTGTCCTCGGCGAAGGCGCCGTAGACGAGCGAGGCGACCGTCAGCCAGGTGAGCGGGACGATCAGGCCGTCGACCACATGGGGCCAGACATCCCCGGCCGCGGCCCAGAAGGACTTCCACCACGGCAGGGCCTCGCCCGCCTCCTCGGCCCAGCCCTTGACCGTCGCCACGACGGTCCGGTGGTCCAGCCAGTCCGCCCGCGCCTCGGCGAAGGCGAACAGGGCGTTGAGGCTGTAGAAGGCGAAGGCCAGCTCGAAGAAGGTCGCGAACACGCCGCTGCCCCTGACCTTGCCGTTGACGTGCCACCAGCTGAACAACATCTTGAGCAGGTACGCGACCACGGCGACCCCTATGGAGACCCGCACGTCCAGCGTGGAGAGCCCGGTACCGCCCTCCACCTCGTTCCCCGCGAGGCCCGCCAAGAAGTCCTGGTCGACCCGCCTGGCGGTGTCGACGGCGATGAACTCCCTGGCGTCCGCGTTATGGAAGCTCCAGGCGAGGTAGATGGTGGCGAAGACCAGGGTGGCGCGGTTCAGCGCGCCGAACATGCTCTCGTCCGCCTCGCCTCCCTGCCGCCGCGCCCGGATCTCCCGGAGCGCCCCGCGCACCGAGTGCAGCATGCCGACCATGACCACGAGTTCGTTCAGCACGATCAACGTGAAGACGAACATCGTGATGACGAGCCGTACCTGCCGGTAGTCACCGTGGGAGACCTCGCTGGCGGCCACCATCAGCAGCGCCCGGACCACCCTGCCCACCGAGAACCAGAGGATCAGCGTCAGGGCGCAGGCACCGAAGATCCTGAGCGTGTGCATGGGCAGCGAGGCCGCGGAGAGCGAGGCGGGCCTCCGGCCGACTGCCGGCGACTGTGCGGGCATAACAGGCGTTTCAGGCACCCGACGCATGCTAACGACTCCCCTGACGGAACGCAGCCCGACCGGCGAGACCGACGGATACCGCGCTCCTGACACCTCCGACGCCGCGACGCCCTCGACCGCGTCGAGAACCGTCCGGCGGACCGTCTCGCCGTCTGACGCGAAAAGACGGAGACACCGTTCCGTCCTCTCAAGGACGACGAACCGTCAAACCCGGTGAGCCGCCGGGAACGGCGAATGTCCGGAGCCGGCGGACCGTCAGACCCGGCAGGCCACCGGGAACGGCGAGCCTTCGGGAACGGCGAACCATCAAACCCGGCAGACCACCGGGACAGCGAGCCGCCGACGCATCCGGCACAACGGAAAGGACCGGCCTCCCCTGCGGGAGCGCCGGTCCTTTCACCGTGCCAGTTCATACTGTTCGTACTGGTTCGTGCTGGTCGGTCAACCTGCTGGCTCGCTGTGGCGAGGCCGGACCCGAGGGGTCAGACGGCCACGGCGAGCTGGGTGACCTCACCCAGGCGGGCCTGGGCCGGGATGTCCTTGGTGACCCCGCCGCCCGCGATGATGCGGACGGTCCAGTCACCGGGAGCGGCGAAGAAGCGGAAGATGCCCTCGTCGGACACCACGACCTCGCCAGTGAACTCTCCCGCGTGGTCGAGCAGGCGGGCGTATGCCGTGCCCGCGCCCGAGACCACGCCCTGGATGACGGCCTGGCTTGAAAGATCGATCCCTGCCGGAAGGGCAACAGTCTGTTCCGGAGCAGCGCATCCCTGAGTCATTATCGGGCCTCTCCCAGTTCGATCGGCACGCCGACGAGCGAGCCGTACTCGGTCCACGATCCGTCGTAGTTCTTGACGCTGGCCTGGTCGAGGATCTCGTGGAGGACGAACCACGAGTGCGCCGAGCGCTCCCCGATGCGGCAGTAGGCGATGGTGTCCTTGGCGAAGTCGATGCCCTCGCCCTCGTAGAGGGCCTTGAGGTCCTCGTCCGTCTTGAAGGTGCCGTCGTCGTTGGCGGTCTTCGACCACGGGATGTTGCGGGCGGTGGGAACGTGACCGCCGCGCTGCGCCGCCTCCTGCGGGAGGTGGGCGGGCGCGAGCAGCTTGCCGGTGAACTCGTCGGGGGAGCGGACGTCGACCAGGTTGAGCTTGCCGATCGCGGCGACGACGTCGTCACGGAAGGCGCGGATGGACAGGTCCTGGTCCTTGGCCTGGTAGCTCGTCTCGGGACGCGCGGCGACGTCCTTGACCAGCTCGCGGGAGTCGAGCTCCCACTTCTTGCGGCCACCGTCGAGGAGCTTGACGTTCTCGTGGCCGTAGAGCTTGAAGTACCAGTACGCGTAGGCGGCGAACCAGTTGTTGTTGCCACCGTAGAGGACCACGGTGTCGTCGTTGGCGATGCCCCTGGCCGACAGCAGCGCCTGGAAGCCCTCACGGTCGACGAAGTCACGACGGACCGGGTCCTGGAGGTCCTGCTTCCAGTCGATCTTCACGGCGCCACGGATGTGGCCCTTGTCATATGCGCTGGCGTCCTCGTCCACTTCAACGAGGACGACACCGGAAGTGTCGAGGTTGGCCTCGACCCAGTCAGCGTCGACCAGGACGGCGGAGCGGCTCATATTGATCCTCCAGGATCATCGTGCGGCGGGTAGTAAACGGCGAATGATCAAAAACATCTCGCAGCCGAGACAGAAACCAAAAGCGGCATTGAGAAAAGCGGCGAAAAGTGCCACTGCGACGGCGCCGAGGGCCAGCGGCGTGATCTGTGCGACGTATCCGACCAAGCCCACCAGAGCGAAGGCGAGTCCGACCCCCTGCGCGAAGCGCGGCGGGGCGGCGTCCTCCAGTTCCTTCGGCGGGCTCTTCACTATCCCTTTGAAAATCATCCCGTACGGCGAGAGGCCGAGAACGCCCAGTGCGAACGCGACGGCCTGTGCGGCCAGCAGCCACGCGCTGTCCGTCACGAGGACGAGTGCGAGCATGACGGTGGTGACAGCCGCCGTGAAGCGGAGAGCTCGGGAATCAACTTGCATCGCCTGATGCTCCTGAAGGGTTGTGCAGATCGGTGCGGCTCGACGGCCGCTTGAGATCGCCCTTAGGAAATGCGACAGAGAGCGGTGGTCACGCGGCAGAAATCAACCGCGCGCCGCTTCGTGAGCAGCTCTGTCGTGGAGTTCATGTCCACGACATTACCCCGGCGTCCCGCCATCTGTCACATCCCTGTCCAATTTCTGAGACATGATCGTTCAATGAGCGATAGGGTGCGCCGCTCATTCGCCGACCGCCAGGCCAAGGGCACCGATGACGTCGGCTTTCCGGGGCTGGCCGGAGGCACGCCTCACGATCCGCCCGGACGCGTCGAGGACGAGGACGGTGGGGGTGCGCAGGATGTTCAGTGATCGGACCAGGTCGAGGCGGGACTCCGCGTCGACCTCCACGTGTGCGACGCCGGGCACCATTTCGGCCACCTCGCCGAGGATCCGCCGGGTCGCCCGGCACGGCTGGCAGAAGGAGGTGGAGAACTGCACGAGCGTGGCCCGCTCCCCCAGCTCCGCGTGGATGTCACCGGACGTGAGCCGCTCCACGTCGCCCCTCACCTCTCGCGCCACACCGTTCCGCCGCCGCATCACCACGCCCGCGAGCGTGGCGAGGGCGAGGGTGACGATCACCACCGTCAAACCGGTCACGGAACACGACAACAGACGTGCGCCCCGGCCCATTCCCTCGCCGTCCCACCTGCCCGGCCCATTCTCCCCGCCGCCCACGCCCTTCCCGAGCGCCCCCCCGGCGACACCTGCGGATCCTGCGGACCTGCGGATCCGGCGAACCGGCTGGACCGATGAACCGGCGGACGGATCGAGCGGACGACCCGGCGGGACGGATCCGGCGGCCGGAACCACCGGACGGCCTCAGCGGGTGGGAATCGTGAGCAGCACCCGCCCACCGGCGGTGGTGATCTTGAATGCCGTGATCCGCTCCGGCGGGATCGTCGTGGTGGCCGTGAAGGAGCCCGACCTGTCGTAGGCGGCCCGGTTGACGACCCAGTTGCCCGCCGTCTCCCTGAGCCCGCCCTCCCCGATCACCTCCAGCCGGCAGCGCGTGCCCTTGGCCACCCCGGTGAGCACGACCTTGACCGTGGTCGTCCCCTCCCCGGCGGAGGCGGTCACCACCGCCCGGACCGTGCCCGTGCTGTCCGACTTCTCGAACCGCAGTTCGCTCGGGGCGAGCAGGACCTCCGGGGCCGGGCTCGCCACCGGGGATCGAGAGGACTTGGCCTTGGCGCTGGCGTCGGGCGCGGTCGAGTCCGTGAAGGACTGAGCGCTCTCCTGACGGCCCCCGGCGTCGGCCGGCGCCCTGTCCGCCTGGGCCGACTGAGCCGCCTGGGCCGGTTGGGGCGCCGACGCCGTGGTGGCCTCCGGAGGGGACTGGGTGACGACCCACAGGGTTCCGCCGCCGAGCCCGACCACCAGGACCGAGGCGGCCAGCGAGAGCATCAGGCGGTTCGTACGGCGCCGCCTGACCTTGGCGCTGAGCAGCCGGTCGAGCACCGCCCTGGGCGGGCTCGCCACCTGCGCCACGTCGCCCTCGGACACCCTGCCGAGGAACGTCGCCACCCCGGCCAGCTC
This region of Streptosporangium sp. NBC_01495 genomic DNA includes:
- a CDS encoding DUF1416 domain-containing protein; the protein is MTQGCAAPEQTVALPAGIDLSSQAVIQGVVSGAGTAYARLLDHAGEFTGEVVVSDEGIFRFFAAPGDWTVRIIAGGGVTKDIPAQARLGEVTQLAVAV
- a CDS encoding sulfurtransferase — translated: MSRSAVLVDADWVEANLDTSGVVLVEVDEDASAYDKGHIRGAVKIDWKQDLQDPVRRDFVDREGFQALLSARGIANDDTVVLYGGNNNWFAAYAYWYFKLYGHENVKLLDGGRKKWELDSRELVKDVAARPETSYQAKDQDLSIRAFRDDVVAAIGKLNLVDVRSPDEFTGKLLAPAHLPQEAAQRGGHVPTARNIPWSKTANDDGTFKTDEDLKALYEGEGIDFAKDTIAYCRIGERSAHSWFVLHEILDQASVKNYDGSWTEYGSLVGVPIELGEAR
- a CDS encoding DUF4395 domain-containing protein translates to MQVDSRALRFTAAVTTVMLALVLVTDSAWLLAAQAVAFALGVLGLSPYGMIFKGIVKSPPKELEDAAPPRFAQGVGLAFALVGLVGYVAQITPLALGAVAVALFAAFLNAAFGFCLGCEMFLIIRRLLPAAR
- a CDS encoding putative leader peptide — protein: MAGRRGNVVDMNSTTELLTKRRAVDFCRVTTALCRIS
- a CDS encoding TlpA family protein disulfide reductase, translated to MRRRNGVAREVRGDVERLTSGDIHAELGERATLVQFSTSFCQPCRATRRILGEVAEMVPGVAHVEVDAESRLDLVRSLNILRTPTVLVLDASGRIVRRASGQPRKADVIGALGLAVGE
- a CDS encoding anti-sigma factor family protein; protein product: MMMTCDEVRMSLGVYALGALEPDERVLVEAHLAECAECRAELEELAGVATFLGRVSEGDVAQVASPPRAVLDRLLSAKVRRRRTNRLMLSLAASVLVVGLGGGTLWVVTQSPPEATTASAPQPAQAAQSAQADRAPADAGGRQESAQSFTDSTAPDASAKAKSSRSPVASPAPEVLLAPSELRFEKSDSTGTVRAVVTASAGEGTTTVKVVLTGVAKGTRCRLEVIGEGGLRETAGNWVVNRAAYDRSGSFTATTTIPPERITAFKITTAGGRVLLTIPTR